The Tropicibacter oceani DNA segment TGGTGCTGGTTCCGCAGGCGCTGGTGCTGGTGGACAGGGCGCGGCTGGAAGGCTGGGCGGGCAGGCAGCCGGGCCTGACTTGGCGGCGCCGCGACAGCGGACCGATCGGGCAACTGACCATCGTCTGCAGCGCAAACGCGCTTTACCACGGCAGGCGTGACGGCGGCCCGGTTTGGGACAGTACCGGCCAGGTGCGGCGGCACCTGCTGGAAAGCGGCCAGGTCAAGGCGATCCGCATCCTGTCGCCCCGGGAGATCGGCAAATCCGCAGGCAGCGTCTATATCTGGACCAACGGGAAAGAGGCTTTTGGCGCCGCCGACCCTGCCGCCAGCGACTATACCCTGTGGCTGGATCGCCCTGGCCACACAGAGCGGCCCCTGCCACCCGGCAAAATGTTCACATTCAGCAATATCAACCAGTTGGAGATCAGCGAAGGCGGCGCCGATCAGCCAGGCAAGGTTCTGGGGCAGGCGCTCAGCCTGCAGGCGGTGCCCCGCGTGACCTGTCCGCCTCTGGTCCTGCCGGTGGCCAGCGGGATCACGTCGGGCGGAAACAAGGGCGGGCTGACCCTGCAGCACGGCGCGCCAATGCAGCTGCTGGGCTACACCAGCGCCGATGTCTGGGGGGCCTTCGGGCTGAACGTGCCCGATACCGTCTGGTCCGGGCGCCCGGCCGGGGGGCAGACCTCGCAACAGGCCGCCATGACAGGTTTCGAACAGCGTCGCGTGTCCCAGGCCGGCCTGGCCGCGCCGCTGCTGGACGCCGATCCGCTGTCCGACAAAAGTGAAGACGAAGACCGCGCCATCAGCACCTATCTGCATTCTCTGGGAACCTCCAAGGCGCTGGAGGACAAAACCGAAAAACGGCTGATCCGCCTGCTGGATGCCGTGCATGCCCAACCCACCGCCGCCTATGCTCCAAGATTGTATTCGGGCCTGTTGCTGGCGGGAAAACGCCATCCGGCGATTGGCGCGCGGTTCCTGCCGCAGATGCTGAACTTGGTCGAAGGCAAGCCGCACGGCATTCCGCCCAAACAGGAAAAGACTGCGCGGCATTGCCTGAGCCTGTTGGCCCTGGATGACGCCAGCCGGGCCGCAGCGGCGCCCCGGGTTCAATCGGTGCTGGAACAGGCCCACGCGGCCGATCCGGCCAAGGTTGATGGCGATCTGATTGCCGCGGGCGCCGTATTCGGGCTGGACGTGCTGCCCTTTGCCATGGCCGTCGACATGCCGCTGGGCAAATGGAAGTGGATGCTTTGGGCGGTCCCCTATGCCGCGCGCGCGCCGCTGTACCCCGAATTGCTGCGCCGTGTGCAAACAAGGGTCGAGCAGGGCTCGGGGCGGGTCGTCAAGGACGTGATCGATGCGCTCAGGCTGCTGTATGCCCACGGATTCGAAACCGAGGTGCGCCAGCTGATTGCGAAGCTTCCCGAGGCGGATGCGCAGAAATGGTCGGCGTCGATCACCGGTCCACTGCCGGACGCGGTCAGGGCTGATGCCGGGCGCATGGCGAAAATCGGTTTCTGACCGCCCCGGTCTTTTCAACAAAAGCCTGTAAAAAACGAAAACGGCGACGCTCAGGGAGGAGGAGAGAGCGTCGCCGTTCCGTTGTACGGGCACCCCAGGGAGGAGGAGAGGGGCCCCGATCCAGAATTCGTGCGGCGGTGTCCGGGAGGAGGAGTGGACACCGCCGCTGCGTATGAGAAACCCAGGGAGGAGGAGAGGGTTCCGCATCGACAGGCAAATAATTTTGCCTTCGGTTCTTGCGACGACCACCCAAGGGAGGAGGAGGAGGGCGCCGTCGCTGTATGATGTAGGGCCTCAGGGAGGAGGAGAAAGACCCTGCATCAATATGTGAGGCATACGTGACGCCCCGTAATTTCGTGCGGCAGCCACCCAGGGAGGAGGAGAGGGCGCTGCCGCTTTCGATGTTGGCCCTCAGGGAGGAGGAGAGAGGACCTTCATCCGGTGTGGGCCTTGCGGCCCGCTTGTCTTGCGATGATACCAGGGAGGAGGAGAGGCATCACCGCGAGTGTCCGAAAGGGTCAGGGAGGAGGAGAGACCCTTTGCGGAATTCTTACATCTCGTAGGCCGCCTGATATGCGACGCGGCGGATCATCGAGCGGCTCAGGCCCAGGTCGTTCAGCTCGCGGTCGCTGAGGCTGGACAGTTCGCGCAGGGTCGTCTTGTAGACCGAGCGGCGTGCCATGCGGGCCTTCAGGTCCACGATCAGCGAAGAGAAGCGTGCGCCGAAAGAGTTTTGAGCGCGGGTGTTAAGATCGGTTGCGTATGCCATTGTGTTCGTGCCTCACTGGCTATTGTTCGTCTGGTTGCGCTAAAGATGGGGCAAATGCTGCGGGTGCACAATAGGTGGCGCGGCAATGCTGCTATGCAGCAATTGCATAGGCCGGGCGATGGTTAACCTACCGTTAAGCTTGAAAAATGTGCAAATAACGAGCGTGGGTTGAGTTGCCCCAACGGCACTGCCACGTATCGAAGCAGGATGCAAAAAGGATGAGCATGAGTGAAATGATGGATGCCGTAAAAGCCGCCTTGGCGGGGTTGGAGCTGCCCGACGGTGGAAACCTGATTTCCAGAGACATGATTCGTGCGCTGAGCGCCGAGGGTGGCCAGGTGCGCTTTGTCATCGAGGCCCCCAGCCCGGAAATCGCGCGCCTGATGGAGCCGTTGCGCCGCGCCGCCGAGGCCGCCGCCGCCCGGGTGCCGGGGGTGACGGGGGTGTCGGCAGTGCTGACGGCGCACCAGGCACCCAAGCCGCCACAGTTCAAGATGGGTGGCCATGCCAAACCGCAAGAGGGGGTGATGAAGCCCGCCGGGGTCAAGACGATCCTGGCCATCGGCTCGGGCAAGGGCGGGGTCGGCAAATCGACGGTGTCGTCGAACCTGGCCGTGGCGTTGGCGCGGGCGGGCAAAAAGGTGGGCCTGCTGGACGCCGACATTCACGGCCCCAGCCAGCCGCGCATGTTCGGGCTGACAGACAAACCGGCCAGCCCGGATGGCAAGACGATCCTGCCGCTGAAGGCGCATGGCGTCACGGTGATGTCGATCGGGTCGATGTTGGCCGAGGAGAAGGCGGTGATCTGGCGCGGGCCGATGCTGATGGGGGCCTTGCAACAGATGCTGATGCAGGTCGATTGGGGTCAGCAGGATGTGCTGATCGTCGATCTGCCGCCGGGCACGGGGGATGTGCAGATGTCGCTGTGCCAGAAAAGCGAGGTGGCCGGGGCGATCGTGGTATCGACCCCGCAGGATGTGGCACTGCTGGATGCGCGCAAGGCGCTGGACGCCTTTGCAACGCTGAAAACCCCGGTTCTGGGGCTGATCGAGAACATGGCGGTCTTTACCTGTCCGCATTGCGGCGGCGAGACACATATATTCGGCCATGGCGGTGTCGCGGCCGAGGCCGGGAAACTGGGCGTGCCCTTGCTGGCGCAATTGCCGATCGACCTGGACACGCGGTTGGGCGGCGATGGCGGATTGCCGGTGGCGCTGGGTGATGGGCCCATGGCGCAGGCCTATGCGCAGCTGGCCGACCGGCTGATACAGGGCGGGATCGTCTGACCGGGCGGGGGATGGGGGCGCTGCCCCCTGCGCGCCTGTGGCGCGCTCCCCCGGGATATTTGGGGCAATTGGAAACTGCGGCGCGTCAGTAGGCGCGGGACAGTTGCAGGAACAGATCTGTGACCAGGGCGGCGGGATCGACGTTGACGCTGTGCGCGTGGCGGGCGCGATCCGAGGCCTCCTGGGCGGCCTGCGCCCAGCGGCGGGCGGCGGCGGCATCCGGGGCAAGACGGGCCAGCGCCTTGAACTCGCCCGGGGCGGCCTCGGTTCGGGGGGGCTGGCCGATGGCGCCGGTGCGGGCGATGCGGGCGGTCAGCTGGTCGGTCAGGGTCAGCAGCAAATCGAGCCGGTTTTCGCGCGTCTTGCCGGCGCAGCTGTCGGAAAGCGACAAAAGGCGCGGGCGGTCGAGGTTGGGCAGGCTGCCCAGCACCGCCACCAGGTCGCGGTAGATCGCCAGCCCGTCGAGGTTGAGCAGCCGGATCGCCGCGCCGACCGAGCCGCCCGCCAGTTCGGTCAGTGCCGCGGCCTCCTGTTCGGGGACGTCGATGCGGGCCTGCGCCAGGGCTTCGGTCATGTTGGCCGGGGTCAGCGGGGTCAGCCGCAATTCGCGGCAGCGCGAGCGGATCGTCGGCAGAAGCCGCGCGGGTTGATGCGAGATCAGCAGCAGGGTCGTGCGCGCGGGCGGTTCTTCGAGCATCTTGAGGATGGCGTTGGCGGCCTGGGTGTTCAGCTCGTCCGCGGCATCGACGATGACCACGCGGCGGCCGCCATCGGTGGCGGAAAGCGAGAAGAAATGTGCCAGCTCGCGGATTTCGTCTACCCGGATCATCGCGGAAAAGCGGCCTTCGGCCAGGGCCTTTTCGCGTTCGCGGTCGGTCGAGCCGGCACCGCCGCGCCGGACAAGATGCAGCCCCGGTTCGGACAGCACGCGCATGCGGCGCGCGACCGGGTGTTCGGGGTCGATGTGCAAGGAGCTGGGCGGCGGCGGTGCGCCGAACAAACCGTCGTCCTGCGCGGGCGGTGTGGCCAGCAAAAAGCGCGCGATCTGCCAGGCCAGGGTCGCCTTGCCGACACCGCGCGGGCCGGTCATCAGCCAGCCATGGTGCAGGCGGCCGCCGGTGTAGGCGGTCAGAAAGTCGGTTTCGGCCCGCGATTGCCCGATGACGCGCGCTGTTTCGCGCGGGTGCGGCGCGCCCTGAACGCGGTCCGGTTCGGGAAGGAGCTGTGGCTCGCCGCTCATGTCAGGCGGGCTTTGACGGTGGCGCGGATGTCCTGCGCCACGTCATGGGGGGGGCGGTTGCCGTCGATCACGCAAAACCGGCGGTCGAATTCGCCCGCTAGGGCCAGGAAATCGGCGCGCATCTGCTGTTGCAGGGCCAGGCCGAAATCCTCGAAGCGTTCTTCTTCGGTGGCGCGGGCCTTGGCGCGGGTCAGGGCCTGGGCCGGATCCATGTCGATCAGCAGGGTCAGATCGGGTTCGACCCCGATCATCAGTTCGTGCAACGCATCGACCTTGGCGCGCAGCCCGGCGCGGCCCTGGTACATGCGGGTGCTGTCGGCAAACCGGTCGCAGATCACCACCTTGCCCGCCTCCAGCGCCGGCCAGACGACCCGTTCCAGGTGATCGCGGCGCGCGGCGGTGAACAGCAGCAGCTCGGTTTCGGCGGACCAGCGATCCGGTTCGCCCTGAAGCACCAGCGCGCGGATCTCCTCGGCGCCGGGGCTGCCGCCCGGTTCGCGGGTCAGG contains these protein-coding regions:
- the tmk gene encoding dTMP kinase, which encodes MSQAGLFISFEGIDGSGKSTQARALSEHLRDTGREVILTREPGGSPGAEEIRALVLQGEPDRWSAETELLLFTAARRDHLERVVWPALEAGKVVICDRFADSTRMYQGRAGLRAKVDALHELMIGVEPDLTLLIDMDPAQALTRAKARATEEERFEDFGLALQQQMRADFLALAGEFDRRFCVIDGNRPPHDVAQDIRATVKARLT
- a CDS encoding DNA polymerase III subunit delta', which gives rise to MSGEPQLLPEPDRVQGAPHPRETARVIGQSRAETDFLTAYTGGRLHHGWLMTGPRGVGKATLAWQIARFLLATPPAQDDGLFGAPPPPSSLHIDPEHPVARRMRVLSEPGLHLVRRGGAGSTDREREKALAEGRFSAMIRVDEIRELAHFFSLSATDGGRRVVIVDAADELNTQAANAILKMLEEPPARTTLLLISHQPARLLPTIRSRCRELRLTPLTPANMTEALAQARIDVPEQEAAALTELAGGSVGAAIRLLNLDGLAIYRDLVAVLGSLPNLDRPRLLSLSDSCAGKTRENRLDLLLTLTDQLTARIARTGAIGQPPRTEAAPGEFKALARLAPDAAAARRWAQAAQEASDRARHAHSVNVDPAALVTDLFLQLSRAY
- a CDS encoding DUF1127 domain-containing protein, which translates into the protein MAYATDLNTRAQNSFGARFSSLIVDLKARMARRSVYKTTLRELSSLSDRELNDLGLSRSMIRRVAYQAAYEM
- a CDS encoding Mrp/NBP35 family ATP-binding protein, with translation MSEMMDAVKAALAGLELPDGGNLISRDMIRALSAEGGQVRFVIEAPSPEIARLMEPLRRAAEAAAARVPGVTGVSAVLTAHQAPKPPQFKMGGHAKPQEGVMKPAGVKTILAIGSGKGGVGKSTVSSNLAVALARAGKKVGLLDADIHGPSQPRMFGLTDKPASPDGKTILPLKAHGVTVMSIGSMLAEEKAVIWRGPMLMGALQQMLMQVDWGQQDVLIVDLPPGTGDVQMSLCQKSEVAGAIVVSTPQDVALLDARKALDAFATLKTPVLGLIENMAVFTCPHCGGETHIFGHGGVAAEAGKLGVPLLAQLPIDLDTRLGGDGGLPVALGDGPMAQAYAQLADRLIQGGIV